In one window of Cryptococcus depauperatus CBS 7841 chromosome 3, complete sequence DNA:
- a CDS encoding nucleolar protein 58 yields the protein MLVLAETSIGFVVFKLSNDAKLDNKDLWKQFETPEGANKALKVQAIQRFTSTATAVEDLSAVQEGRLTDSLSKFLVGAVGGAGEDGEKKKKKKKLEEMLIVSEPKLAGTINKTLSIPVLSDSTTADLYRGIRQQLSHLLGGINQKDLNTMSLGLGHSLSRFKLKFSTDKVDTMVIQAIALLDDLDKEINIYAMRVKEWYGWHFPEMAKIIVDNIAYARVVKVMGFRTNASTTDFSLILPEDLEVQLKQSAELSMGTEISESDIAHIHSLCDQVISISEYRTQLSEYLRNRMQAIAPNLTALVGELVGARLISHAGSLMSLAKHPASTVQILGAEKALFRALKTKHDTPKYGLIYHASLIGQAPQKLKGKMARMVATKAALSIRVDALSDADSRSDASSAEVGISNRVKLESRLRALEHQAGIQSVRKVTNGAGRQQPKFEMNAVTGMYNSASDNMPIGENGMLSTQPLETFKQESDTPAKDKKNKKRKSLAVEETGDISMADGDLTVVEGESKEERKARKEAKKAAKAAKKAEKESKKEGDGEKISKKRRAEDEDGEGKKKKRKKVE from the exons ATGTTGGTGCTCGCAGAGACATCTATTGGCTTTGTGGTCTTCAAGCTCAGTAACGATGCCAAACTAGATAACAAGGATTTGTGGAAGCAATTTGAGACACCAGAAGGAGCCAACAAGGC TTTGAAAGTTCAAGCCATTCAAAGATTCACTTCTACAGCTACGGCTGTGGAGGATCTTTCTGCAGTGCAGGAGGGAAGACTAACtgattctctttcaaaattTTTGGTAGGAGCTGTTGGCGGCGCTGgggaagatggagaaaagaagaaaaagaagaagaaattggAGGAGATGCTGATCGTTTCGGAGCCAAAACTGG CTGGGACTATAAATAAAACCCTTTCCATCCCTGTTCTCTCCGACTCTACCACTGCAGACCTTTATCGTGGCATTCGGCAACAgctttctcatcttctcggTGGCATAAATCAGAAAGATCTCAATACCATGTCTCTGGGTCTCGGCCACTCTCTTTCCCGATTCAAACTCAAATTTTCCACTGACAAGGTTGATACTATGGTCATCCAGGCCATTGCTTTGCTGGATGATCTGGACAAGGAGATCAACATCTATGCCATGAGAGTTAAGGAATGGTATGGATGGCATTTCCCggagatggcaaagataATTGTAGACAATATTGCTTATGCTCGTGTCGTCAAGGTTATGG GTTTCCGAACAAATGCCTCTACCACTGACTTTTCCCTTATCCTTCCCGAAGATCTTGAAGTTCAACTTAAACAATCCGCTGAACTCTCAATGGGCACCGAAATATCTGAATCAGATATTGCCCATATCCACTCCTTATGTGACCAAGTCATATCTATCTCTGAGTATCGTACGCAATTGAGCGAATATCTGAGGAACAGAATGCAGGCTATCGCACCTAACCTCACCGCGCTCGTCGGAGAATTAGTTGGAGCGAGATTGATTAGTCATGCTGGAAGCTTGATGAGTCTGGCTAAGCATCCAGCTTCCACAGTCCAAATTCTTGGTGCAGAAAAGGCTCTTTTCAGGGCTCTCAAGACCAAGCACGATACTCCCAAGTACGGTCTTATCTATCAC GCATCGTTAATTGGTCAAGCTCCACAAAAGCTCAAGGGCAAAATGGCTCGAATGGTTGCCACCAAAGCTGCCCTCTCCATTCGTGTTGACGCTCTCTCCGATGCTGATTCTCGTTCTGATGCCTCTTCTGCCGAAGTTGGTATTTCCAATCGTGTTAAACTTGAGAGTCGGCTTCGAGCTTTGGAGCACCAGGCTGGCATTCAGAGTGTAAGGAAGGTCACTAACGGAGCTGGAAGACAGCAACCCAAGTTTGAAATGAATGCAGTCACCGGAATGTACAACTCTGCTTCTGATAATATGCCGATTGGCGAGAATGGAATGTTATCCACGCAACCATTGGAGACTTTCAAGCAGGAATCTGATACACCTGCAAAGGATAAGAAGAATAAGAAGAGGAAGTCACTAGCAGTCGAAGAAACTGGAGATATCAGCATGGCAGACGGAGATTTAACGGTTGTAGAGGGTgagagcaaagaagaacgAAAGGCTaggaaagaagcaaagaaggcA GCCAAGGCTGCGAAGAAGGCTGAGAAGGAAtccaagaaggaaggagatggGGAGAAAATTTCAAAAAAGAGGAGggcagaagatgaagatggagaggggaagaaaaagaaaaggaagaaggttGAGTAA
- a CDS encoding ribosomal protein L7/L12, producing MMSILRTHFRSIRPVSRLLARSFSSSRPALAEVQAASPPNPKIAPIVDSISGLSLLEVSELVSALKTRLNITEISFPAPQTAGPSTAPAASETPAEEKPKEKTIFTVKLEKFETAAKAKIIREVKAIMPNMNLVEAKKFVESVPQVLKENLPKEDAEKLQKTLQDLGATVSLV from the exons ATGATGAGT ATCCTTAGAACTCATTTCAGGTCCATCCGACCAGTCTCTCGTTTACTTGCTAGATCTTTTTCATCGTCTCGTCCCGCCCTGGCCGAAGTTCAAGCTGCTTCTCCTCCCAATCCAAAGATTGCCCCGATTGTAGACAGCATCTCTGGCCTGAGCTTGCTGGAAGTTTCTGAGCTGGTTTCTGCTTTAAAG ACGAGACTTAACATAACTGAAATATCTTTCCCTGCTCCCCAAACCGCTGGTCCCTCAACAGCTCCTGCAGCATCAGAAACACCTGCAGAAGAGAAACctaaagaaaagaccaTCTTCACGGTCAAGCTGGAGAAATTTGAGACAGCGGCCAAAGCAAAAATTATTAGAGAGGTCAAGGCCATTATGCCAAATATGAACTTGGTGGAG GCCAAAAAATTCGTCGAGTCTGTTCCTCAAGTTCTCAAAGAAAACCTCCCCAAAGAAGACGCCGAGAAACTTCAAAAAACACTGCAGGACTTGGGTGCTACTGTATCTCTTGTTTAG